A region of Pseudomonas cavernicola DNA encodes the following proteins:
- a CDS encoding sulfite exporter TauE/SafE family protein: protein MGYSGIECLALLIVLFGSLVQGLLGIGFALLAAPLLYLLEPRYVPGPVLLLGFLLALCMRFGNRQPLAWRRPMPAILARLPGAWCGGLLLAWLSSAWLGLLLGCSVLLATIFSYRWLEVRCTPQNLAIAGFCSGLMGTATSVGGPPMALVYQGCSRVNTRDELAAFFLLTTPVSLLFLLYQGRMPLDYLSATFKLAPGVVAGYGLARCLEGRIDKRSPRQLLLLLSLLAAGGLLTVSLWRLWAKT, encoded by the coding sequence ATGGGCTACAGCGGCATCGAATGCCTGGCACTGCTGATCGTGCTGTTCGGCAGCCTGGTGCAAGGGCTGCTGGGCATCGGCTTCGCCCTGCTGGCGGCGCCCCTGCTGTATCTGCTCGAGCCGCGCTATGTGCCGGGGCCGGTGTTGTTGCTGGGTTTTCTCCTGGCCCTCTGCATGCGGTTCGGCAATCGCCAGCCGCTGGCCTGGCGCCGGCCCATGCCGGCGATCCTGGCACGGCTGCCCGGCGCCTGGTGCGGGGGGCTGCTGCTGGCCTGGCTGTCCTCGGCCTGGCTCGGCCTGCTGCTGGGCTGTTCCGTGCTGCTGGCGACGATCTTCAGCTACCGCTGGCTGGAGGTGCGCTGCACTCCGCAAAACCTGGCCATCGCTGGCTTCTGCTCGGGGCTCATGGGCACCGCGACCTCGGTGGGAGGCCCGCCCATGGCGCTGGTCTATCAGGGGTGCAGCCGAGTAAACACCCGCGATGAGTTGGCGGCCTTCTTTCTACTGACCACCCCCGTCTCCTTGCTGTTCCTGCTCTACCAGGGGCGCATGCCACTCGACTACCTGAGCGCGACGTTCAAGTTGGCTCCCGGGGTAGTCGCCGGCTATGGCTTGGCGCGATGCCTGGAGGGACGCATCGACAAGCGCAGCCCGCGACAATTGTTGCTGCTGCTCTCCTTGCTTGCTGCTGGAGGGCTTTTAACGGTCAGCCTATGGAGACTATGGGCTAAGACCTAA
- a CDS encoding DUF3726 domain-containing protein — protein MLISSNELTALLKRVFEGMGYPIGYYEDAAALVKWLQVHGEQGFAELQRSLPYVADSQRPPLELLAEESQALLFDCHGRSGLNCLPTIVELAQTKVLEQGCVNVKVRNCHNRKFILKLLVDSARHGISVLAYWQNGKQPASEHVASIAAGASYPSYSEALLADSGTAADSQTLTLMFSTRIDLQGQLHGAGAKRSGYRQVIPEQFARAGEGALEGGMDISNELWQSLNHLAEAVLVENSEHSRSGAGGR, from the coding sequence ATGTTGATCTCGTCGAATGAATTGACCGCCCTGCTCAAGCGGGTGTTCGAGGGCATGGGTTATCCCATCGGCTACTACGAGGATGCCGCCGCCCTGGTCAAGTGGCTGCAGGTGCATGGCGAACAGGGGTTTGCCGAACTGCAGCGCTCGCTGCCCTATGTCGCCGACAGCCAGCGCCCGCCACTGGAGCTGCTCGCCGAGGAGAGTCAGGCGCTGCTGTTCGACTGTCACGGGCGCAGTGGCCTGAACTGCCTGCCGACCATAGTCGAGCTGGCCCAGACCAAAGTGCTGGAGCAGGGCTGCGTCAATGTCAAGGTGCGCAACTGCCACAACCGTAAGTTCATCCTCAAGCTGCTGGTCGACAGCGCCCGCCACGGCATCAGCGTGCTGGCCTACTGGCAGAATGGCAAACAGCCGGCCAGCGAGCATGTCGCCAGCATCGCGGCGGGGGCGAGCTACCCTAGTTACAGCGAAGCCCTGCTGGCGGACTCGGGGACGGCGGCGGATAGCCAGACCCTGACTCTGATGTTCAGCACCCGCATCGACCTGCAGGGTCAGTTGCACGGCGCAGGAGCCAAGCGCTCGGGCTATCGGCAGGTCATTCCGGAGCAGTTCGCCCGTGCGGGCGAGGGGGCCCTGGAGGGCGGCATGGATATCTCGAACGAGCTGTGGCAGAGCCTCAACCACCTGGCCGAGGCGGTACTGGTGGAAAACTCCGAGCACTCGCGCAGCGGCGCCGGCGGGCGCTGA